A window of the Butyricimonas faecalis genome harbors these coding sequences:
- a CDS encoding GNAT family N-acetyltransferase, whose product MKMDFKIRIAQPSDSAELRDLYKNTVLVVNKRDYSQEEVEDWASCGDDLSNIEEMIKTHYFIVAVNQLSRIVGFSSITPQGYLHSMFIHADFQGKGIATMLLKEIERYAITKGIIQITSEVSLTARPFFEKKGYVVEKEQKRQANKLCLTNFWMSKTLSVIKPYRGRIPACGVFCGGCPVYTREEKPCPGAEKNKTRCEKCSTFHQCCVEKGITHCYQCHLFPCIKFKGFTKRWLKYGQNFIENQKFLKQVGEVEFLKFYNAKVTRL is encoded by the coding sequence ATGAAAATGGATTTTAAAATCAGAATAGCACAACCATCTGATAGTGCAGAGTTAAGAGACTTATATAAGAATACCGTACTCGTAGTAAACAAGCGTGATTATTCACAGGAAGAAGTTGAAGATTGGGCTTCATGCGGAGATGATCTTTCCAACATAGAAGAAATGATAAAGACTCACTATTTTATTGTGGCTGTTAATCAGCTATCTCGGATTGTAGGCTTTTCGTCCATTACGCCGCAAGGCTATCTGCACTCCATGTTCATTCACGCGGACTTTCAGGGCAAAGGCATCGCAACGATGCTTTTGAAAGAAATAGAACGATATGCCATTACAAAAGGTATTATACAAATCACATCAGAAGTGAGTTTAACCGCTCGTCCATTCTTTGAAAAAAAAGGATACGTGGTCGAAAAGGAACAAAAGCGACAGGCAAATAAATTGTGTTTGACTAATTTTTGGATGTCAAAGACCTTATCTGTTATAAAACCATACCGCGGTCGCATTCCTGCTTGTGGTGTGTTTTGCGGTGGTTGTCCCGTCTATACACGAGAGGAAAAACCTTGTCCAGGAGCAGAGAAAAACAAAACCCGCTGTGAAAAATGTAGCACATTTCACCAATGTTGTGTTGAGAAAGGAATAACACACTGCTACCAGTGTCATCTATTCCCTTGTATCAAGTTCAAAGGTTTTACGAAACGTTGGTTAAAGTATGGGCAAAACTTTATCGAAAATCAGAAATTTTTAAAGCAAGTGGGTGAAGTGGAGTTTTTGAAGTTTTATAATGCAAAGGTTACAAGGCTGTAA
- a CDS encoding RNA polymerase sigma-70 factor, producing MYNIDIQSPEFVKCLEQGKQEAFQQLFETFHKALCFFAARIVRDHSEAEDIVQDVFLSFWKMDRGGFPNVKTIKTFLYNSVQHRCLNYLRDLEIRDRNYKNLGREELDEDYFLCQQIRADVVAELFGAIDELPDRCKEIFKRSYVDGQEDRKIAEELNISLNTIKTQKQRAKSYLRERLGDLFVYVGMFFPGL from the coding sequence ATGTATAATATTGATATTCAGTCACCGGAATTTGTGAAATGTTTAGAGCAGGGAAAACAGGAAGCATTTCAACAATTGTTCGAAACATTCCATAAAGCGTTATGTTTCTTTGCAGCCCGTATCGTGCGGGACCATTCGGAGGCGGAAGATATTGTGCAGGATGTTTTCCTTTCTTTTTGGAAAATGGACCGGGGTGGCTTTCCTAACGTGAAAACGATAAAAACTTTTCTTTACAATAGCGTACAGCATCGGTGTTTGAATTATCTCCGGGATTTGGAAATTCGGGATCGGAATTATAAGAACCTGGGACGGGAAGAGTTGGATGAAGACTATTTTCTTTGTCAGCAAATTCGGGCTGATGTAGTGGCAGAACTTTTTGGTGCGATTGACGAGTTACCGGATAGATGCAAGGAAATCTTTAAGCGTTCATACGTGGACGGCCAAGAGGATCGGAAAATTGCCGAAGAGTTGAATATATCTTTGAACACGATAAAAACTCAAAAGCAGCGGGCAAAGTCCTACTTGCGGGAAAGGTTGGGAGATTTGTTCGTTTATGTGGGTATGTTTTTCCCAGGTTTATGA
- a CDS encoding PL29 family lyase N-terminal domain-containing protein, translating into MMQIRKMWVAYMVMCTCSFWLSSCTDDYNDSELRNDIENLEDRVTTLEKWQKSVNGNIQSLQNLVAALEDKDYVTGVTPLEDGTGYVITFLKSGNITIKHGEKGEQGNKGDTPVVSVKQDADGKYYWTINGEWLLDNGNKIPVTGEKGDKGDTGSAGKTAIAPQMRINAESNEWEISTDNGTTWTSTGIKATGEKGDSMFSAIDTNNGDYVELTLANGTTKIKLPRYTSAIRFESYEIADVYVVGETELNVILPNNLTSSNYNNLMATVTPTSGTYTRAGSNGWSVSVDSPDFSNALITTTVTVKGNSSLTIGDQALLSVILTYTDGTQVTASRLVKITPLGTKMATDNNIVKGDYYMSDGSFVNKSETLTELQKTACVGIVFALANEVDQSDYSNTGIGQQKCHGYVVALADATATVCMWGVKGTALNLFPENVSNNLTSPEMDWNGYDYTQTIITQVRGTSKLKPDKAEGYPATYYAVVDYEKKVKAPKNSSGWFLPSIGQMYEVYQQRDLLAADPLGRALRSNCYWSSSEVSFSSVNDAPFVYVETGRVASNTKNADGYVRPILAF; encoded by the coding sequence ATGATGCAAATTCGCAAAATGTGGGTTGCATATATGGTAATGTGCACCTGCTCGTTCTGGTTATCCTCTTGCACGGATGATTACAATGACTCGGAACTCAGAAATGACATTGAAAATCTTGAAGACCGAGTTACAACCCTTGAAAAATGGCAAAAGTCCGTCAACGGAAACATTCAGTCTCTTCAAAACCTCGTTGCAGCCCTTGAAGACAAGGATTATGTTACGGGAGTGACCCCTCTTGAAGACGGAACGGGATATGTCATCACATTTCTCAAAAGCGGTAACATAACCATCAAGCACGGTGAAAAGGGGGAACAAGGAAACAAAGGAGATACGCCCGTTGTCAGCGTGAAGCAGGATGCCGACGGGAAATACTACTGGACAATAAACGGCGAGTGGCTGCTTGACAATGGAAATAAAATACCCGTAACCGGAGAGAAAGGCGACAAGGGGGATACCGGTTCTGCCGGAAAGACGGCCATTGCTCCCCAAATGCGCATCAATGCCGAAAGCAATGAATGGGAAATTTCAACTGATAACGGCACAACTTGGACTTCAACGGGCATAAAGGCTACCGGAGAGAAGGGCGATTCCATGTTCAGTGCCATAGACACGAATAACGGGGATTACGTTGAGTTGACTCTCGCGAACGGCACCACAAAAATCAAGTTACCCCGCTACACCTCTGCAATACGTTTCGAGAGCTATGAAATAGCCGATGTTTATGTGGTGGGAGAAACAGAGTTAAATGTCATCTTGCCCAACAACCTGACAAGCAGTAACTACAACAATCTTATGGCAACGGTAACTCCCACGAGTGGAACATATACACGTGCCGGCAGTAATGGCTGGTCGGTAAGCGTTGATTCTCCCGACTTTTCTAACGCATTGATAACAACAACTGTAACTGTTAAAGGCAACAGTTCGCTTACCATTGGCGACCAAGCTCTGCTCAGCGTGATATTGACATACACGGATGGAACACAGGTGACGGCATCCCGTCTCGTGAAAATCACTCCACTCGGCACCAAAATGGCAACTGACAATAACATAGTCAAAGGCGACTATTACATGAGTGACGGGTCGTTCGTGAACAAGAGTGAAACTCTGACAGAATTGCAAAAAACGGCGTGTGTCGGCATCGTTTTCGCGTTGGCGAATGAAGTCGACCAGTCGGATTATTCAAATACGGGTATCGGGCAACAAAAATGTCACGGCTATGTCGTAGCCTTGGCTGATGCCACTGCCACGGTCTGTATGTGGGGTGTTAAGGGCACGGCATTGAATCTCTTTCCGGAAAATGTTTCGAATAATCTGACTTCCCCGGAAATGGATTGGAACGGTTATGATTATACGCAAACAATCATCACTCAAGTTCGTGGTACAAGCAAGCTGAAACCGGATAAAGCGGAAGGTTATCCCGCTACCTACTATGCTGTTGTGGATTATGAGAAGAAGGTAAAAGCCCCGAAGAACAGCAGTGGTTGGTTCCTTCCCTCCATCGGTCAGATGTACGAGGTTTACCAACAGCGTGATTTACTTGCCGCTGATCCCCTCGGTAGAGCCTTGAGGAGCAACTGCTATTGGTCCTCTTCTGAGGTGTCTTTCAGTTCGGTGAACGACGCCCCCTTCGTGTACGTAGAGACTGGTCGCGTGGCCAGCAACACGAAGAATGCTGATGGCTACGTGCGTCCCATTTTGGCTTTCTAG
- a CDS encoding DUF3575 domain-containing protein yields MNMNSQYKNISGCKYRLKQIRTAILLGFLLCGPTAMTQNVREDIPAGGHEKYRKYVLLLPTDGRDTVSLYDAARLPFVYKVNAVTVTPSGELVDLVRYVDRLVQDKQAGLQYVRIGVSSSPDGVTAKNCALADRRVEALASYLREIVSFPPGVLRIENLGEDWSSVERYLRANNFPHKERILKIISSVANEDSRKAAIRSIDGGQTWHRMITEIFPALRGARMLIVCDAPTPAPEQKSEETTVMPESEPKAETSVVEVPTKPHPKPVVEITEPVVKPQPESRYRWAVKTNVAYLAATVANLGVEYSFGDHYSVDLPIIYSPYTVARDYRLRFLVIQPEFRYWLKTPMEGHFFGAHLNIGSFNISVNDKNRYQSPDGFYGAGLSYGYALPLIRHWAAEFTLGAGYIYTKYDTYYNIPNGARFEKGMSYNYWGLTKVGVNLVYRFGK; encoded by the coding sequence ATGAATATGAATAGCCAGTACAAAAATATTTCAGGCTGTAAGTATCGTTTAAAACAGATTCGAACAGCTATTTTGCTCGGCTTTCTGCTGTGCGGACCTACCGCTATGACACAGAATGTAAGAGAGGATATACCTGCCGGAGGTCATGAAAAATACCGGAAATATGTACTTTTACTACCCACAGATGGACGCGATACGGTGTCGCTGTACGATGCGGCACGGCTCCCCTTCGTGTATAAGGTAAATGCCGTAACCGTAACGCCCTCGGGCGAACTGGTTGACCTCGTGCGCTATGTCGACCGTCTGGTACAAGACAAGCAGGCAGGCCTGCAATACGTGCGCATAGGGGTGAGTTCCTCACCGGACGGTGTAACCGCCAAGAACTGCGCACTGGCGGATCGGCGTGTTGAGGCTCTAGCCTCCTACCTGCGGGAAATTGTAAGTTTTCCGCCCGGTGTGTTACGTATAGAGAACTTGGGCGAAGACTGGTCTTCGGTGGAACGTTATCTACGTGCAAACAATTTTCCCCACAAGGAGCGTATTCTGAAGATCATCTCCTCCGTTGCAAACGAGGATAGTCGCAAGGCTGCTATCCGCTCCATTGACGGAGGGCAAACGTGGCATCGGATGATTACCGAGATCTTTCCGGCCTTGCGCGGTGCCCGCATGCTGATCGTCTGCGACGCTCCCACGCCTGCACCCGAACAGAAGTCGGAAGAGACTACCGTAATGCCCGAATCTGAGCCGAAAGCCGAAACGTCTGTCGTTGAGGTACCCACAAAACCGCACCCCAAACCGGTTGTCGAAATAACCGAACCCGTCGTGAAGCCGCAACCCGAAAGCCGTTACCGCTGGGCCGTGAAGACCAACGTGGCGTATCTGGCCGCCACGGTCGCCAATCTCGGCGTGGAGTACAGCTTCGGCGACCATTACTCGGTTGATCTACCGATTATTTACAGCCCTTACACCGTGGCACGCGACTACCGTCTGCGCTTTCTCGTGATCCAACCCGAGTTCCGCTACTGGCTGAAGACCCCGATGGAAGGGCACTTTTTTGGCGCCCATCTCAATATCGGCTCCTTCAACATCTCGGTCAATGACAAAAACCGCTACCAGTCACCTGACGGTTTCTACGGCGCGGGCCTGAGCTACGGCTACGCGCTGCCTCTCATCCGCCATTGGGCTGCGGAGTTCACGCTCGGTGCGGGATACATCTACACGAAATACGACACCTATTATAATATACCCAACGGAGCACGCTTTGAAAAAGGCATGTCCTACAACTACTGGGGCTTGACGAAGGTAGGTGTTAATCTGGTTTACCGGTTTGGAAAATAA
- a CDS encoding DUF6562 domain-containing protein has product MKKRQLYIACLLVLVLTGCKKTILEFPKDDGVDPTLVNMNLSLAIDPKIEPYEPTGRSKASGAELHDVRWIIEVFRDEIGDEPVERQVLTCDQASDGHHTIRTSMALHAARYHVVAWMDYVDNGSVTDKYYNIPSLSAISVPEAGSYIGDEDYKDTYTARQEIDLREYRDRWNETVDDTVMLQRPMAKIEFITTDIDKFLDKLTTRGLKTSSISKDLLSNSPDLTTIRVQVEYAGYFPSGFNAYTNKPNDARMGMSFNCSMMPLSEKEAHLASDYIFVNGSESAVKVNLVIRDSEGNLLNRIEGINVPIVRGKLTTIRDEFLTRNYSPGIGIDPSFEGPDIEIVIPD; this is encoded by the coding sequence ATGAAGAAACGACAATTATATATCGCCTGTTTGCTCGTCCTCGTATTGACGGGCTGTAAGAAGACCATATTGGAATTTCCGAAAGACGATGGTGTTGATCCCACGTTGGTCAACATGAACCTGAGTCTTGCGATCGACCCGAAGATAGAGCCGTATGAACCGACAGGACGCTCCAAAGCGTCGGGAGCAGAGCTACACGATGTGCGCTGGATCATCGAGGTGTTCCGCGATGAGATCGGCGATGAACCCGTAGAACGACAAGTACTTACTTGCGACCAAGCATCGGACGGACACCACACGATCCGCACCTCAATGGCGTTGCATGCTGCCCGATACCACGTTGTGGCATGGATGGATTACGTGGACAACGGTTCCGTGACGGATAAATATTACAACATTCCTTCGCTCTCCGCGATCAGCGTGCCGGAAGCCGGGAGCTATATTGGCGACGAGGATTACAAGGACACCTACACCGCACGACAGGAGATTGATCTGCGAGAATACCGCGACCGGTGGAACGAGACGGTAGACGATACCGTGATGCTCCAACGACCGATGGCCAAGATCGAGTTCATTACCACCGATATCGACAAGTTCCTCGACAAACTGACCACACGGGGTCTGAAAACCAGCAGCATATCCAAAGACTTGTTATCCAATTCTCCCGACCTGACAACAATACGGGTACAGGTAGAGTATGCCGGGTACTTCCCCTCGGGCTTCAATGCATACACGAACAAGCCCAACGATGCCCGCATGGGAATGTCGTTCAACTGTTCCATGATGCCACTCTCGGAAAAGGAGGCACATCTGGCCAGCGACTACATTTTTGTCAACGGATCGGAATCAGCCGTGAAGGTCAATCTTGTCATCCGGGACAGCGAAGGTAACCTGTTGAATCGAATCGAAGGTATCAACGTACCAATCGTACGAGGCAAATTGACAACCATACGCGATGAGTTCCTCACGCGTAACTATTCCCCCGGTATCGGCATCGATCCCAGTTTCGAAGGTCCCGATATAGAAATTGTTATTCCCGACTAA
- a CDS encoding DUF6562 domain-containing protein codes for MKKIVFLLLALTLLAGCNKETESTSDLAPVGGVISLRTQSELKDNSMTGVTQKLSVTSGITSEFPTPTSTSNVSLNLKLDPSMQFDTQTSSTTCDVRFIIEISGQDENGDRGRLLEKKVQSYKPASNGQYPINLELADGKYYITVWMDYVDENSVEDKYYETNSLSSISVNTPYVGNDDFKEVYVAQQVIEVSGAATLDMTLKQPMGKFEFITTDIEKFLGEQADDFDLSTLKVHVAYSDFLPTEFNAYTNKPSDASAGISFNCSMTRLANGKARLASDYVFVTGSESSVQVVLSIYNNEGELLNSKHFDAVPIQQGQLTTISGAFLTHNSDFGIAINPNLDGEFNIQIPDDELLVYTFEAWTCDANPRRVMHKTTTGTLSAAAIEITLVPGDYYFLFWADYGKGEYTTEDLRQVLDNRHNSNIGQGNSSMPVFESVRDAFAAVERVTWKGGESAVTLRRPMAKLNIKNTEPFTTADKAVSVTYRNVPTRYDVLTGLTSEPVQEITYSFPATAAGSAMVGEDFLFVPTQDATPVGLVITVGGVTRELGVLPLQSNYRTVVTARFED; via the coding sequence ATGAAAAAGATAGTTTTCCTGCTTCTCGCACTGACGCTCCTTGCCGGTTGCAACAAGGAGACAGAATCCACGTCCGACTTGGCACCCGTGGGGGGTGTGATTTCGCTGCGTACACAAAGCGAGTTAAAAGACAACTCAATGACCGGTGTCACGCAGAAGCTTTCGGTTACCTCCGGCATCACAAGTGAATTCCCGACGCCGACAAGCACTAGTAACGTGAGCTTGAATCTTAAACTCGACCCATCCATGCAATTCGACACACAGACTTCTTCCACAACGTGTGACGTACGCTTTATCATCGAAATATCCGGTCAAGATGAGAATGGGGACAGAGGTAGATTACTTGAGAAGAAAGTCCAGTCCTACAAACCGGCATCGAACGGACAGTACCCAATCAATTTGGAATTGGCTGACGGTAAATATTATATCACGGTATGGATGGACTACGTGGACGAAAATTCGGTGGAGGACAAATACTATGAGACAAATTCGCTATCATCCATCAGTGTGAATACGCCTTACGTCGGAAACGATGACTTTAAGGAGGTTTACGTTGCACAACAGGTAATCGAGGTATCGGGTGCCGCAACTCTGGATATGACGCTCAAACAACCGATGGGTAAATTCGAGTTCATCACCACCGACATCGAGAAGTTCCTCGGCGAGCAGGCCGACGATTTCGATCTCTCGACACTCAAGGTCCATGTGGCATATTCGGATTTCTTGCCAACGGAATTCAACGCTTACACGAATAAGCCCAGCGATGCTAGTGCGGGTATATCGTTCAACTGTTCCATGACACGACTTGCGAACGGGAAGGCTCGTCTCGCCAGCGACTATGTCTTCGTTACCGGATCGGAATCATCCGTGCAAGTAGTCTTGTCGATATACAACAACGAGGGGGAACTACTGAATAGCAAGCATTTCGATGCGGTTCCCATCCAACAGGGCCAACTGACAACCATTAGCGGAGCATTCCTCACGCACAACAGCGATTTCGGTATTGCCATTAATCCAAATTTGGATGGAGAGTTCAACATCCAAATACCCGATGATGAATTATTGGTCTATACTTTCGAAGCGTGGACGTGCGATGCGAACCCACGTCGCGTGATGCATAAAACGACAACCGGGACTCTCTCTGCAGCCGCCATCGAGATTACACTGGTACCCGGTGACTACTATTTTCTCTTCTGGGCAGACTACGGCAAAGGAGAGTACACGACCGAGGACTTACGGCAGGTACTCGACAACCGACATAATTCGAACATCGGGCAGGGGAATTCTTCCATGCCGGTATTCGAGAGCGTACGCGATGCGTTCGCCGCAGTGGAACGCGTAACCTGGAAAGGTGGTGAAAGTGCAGTAACGCTCCGCCGCCCCATGGCGAAGTTGAACATAAAGAACACCGAGCCCTTTACTACCGCCGACAAAGCAGTTTCGGTTACTTACCGGAACGTTCCGACAAGGTACGACGTGCTGACAGGACTGACCTCTGAACCGGTGCAGGAAATCACGTACTCCTTCCCGGCGACAGCTGCAGGATCAGCTATGGTCGGCGAGGATTTTCTTTTCGTGCCCACCCAAGACGCAACGCCCGTCGGCCTTGTGATAACCGTAGGAGGTGTAACGAGAGAACTCGGCGTGTTGCCCTTGCAATCGAATTACAGGACCGTGGTAACAGCTCGTTTCGAAGATTGA
- a CDS encoding DUF6562 domain-containing protein has product MIRKQLYWMMGLVMVLTSCQKEETTSPDETIFQTITVSIPQEVGTRGSTGDGSLINRCILQVYRNEQPVGERQTVAITGSTITFNVSLSSQQTYDLVFWADCATRNEDGFEDKFYDTGNLEAVTLKNLGNNDQYTEANEYDAFSACVSYKATGNSSGTVILTRPFGRVNIRNSAPFVTGGMAVSVTYRQVATQYNVRTKAVSEWKNIAHTFSPTVAGSDIICEDFILVPEDKCQQAIDVTVGNVSRQFVNLPLQRNYATNITATFEKSGGN; this is encoded by the coding sequence ATGATAAGAAAACAATTATACTGGATGATGGGACTTGTGATGGTGCTCACCTCATGTCAAAAGGAGGAAACGACCAGTCCCGATGAAACGATTTTCCAAACGATTACCGTTTCGATCCCACAGGAAGTGGGAACACGCGGTAGCACAGGCGATGGTTCGCTAATCAACCGTTGCATTCTCCAGGTCTATCGGAACGAGCAACCTGTCGGGGAGCGACAAACGGTAGCCATAACGGGATCGACCATCACGTTCAACGTGAGCCTGAGCAGTCAGCAGACCTACGATCTCGTATTCTGGGCAGACTGCGCAACCCGTAACGAGGATGGATTCGAGGATAAGTTTTACGACACAGGGAATCTGGAAGCCGTCACACTGAAAAACCTCGGGAACAATGACCAGTACACGGAAGCGAACGAATACGATGCATTTTCCGCTTGCGTCTCTTACAAGGCTACCGGGAACTCCTCCGGGACGGTAATACTCACCCGCCCTTTCGGCCGGGTGAACATACGGAATTCCGCACCGTTCGTCACCGGCGGTATGGCAGTTTCGGTCACCTACCGACAAGTAGCGACGCAATACAACGTCAGGACCAAGGCCGTATCCGAATGGAAAAATATAGCACATACATTTTCACCGACGGTTGCCGGATCGGACATAATCTGTGAGGATTTCATTCTCGTCCCTGAGGATAAGTGCCAACAAGCCATCGATGTGACCGTGGGAAACGTGAGCAGACAGTTCGTGAACCTGCCTTTGCAACGGAACTACGCGACCAACATAACGGCCACGTTCGAGAAAAGCGGTGGCAATTAA
- a CDS encoding DUF6562 domain-containing protein, translated as MRKVFLLVVSLVVALTACQKEEAPFAPDGANTQTITISIPQGMQSRAVGTYANAADYGKAVEINRCILQVYREGVAYGDPMVVEVQTSENKKTATFNLRLVAQQKYDFVFWADCATETNNGTFSDLHYNTSDLTNITVIGDYVGNNDEFDAFFFCKTDYTVTESFAETSWVLRRPFGQLNVKTNDMTAIPDNTLKPTKVKVALTALPTSFNAKTGTVGEQTANVEYEAKVINQANGELTVDYIWAPVEEAALVNFSMKFYNNETLICENNDFKNIPVRRNYKTNVSGNLLTKQGTINVTIDPDFEQPDIEQEIVEVATVADVTEAIKNGATTIIVKEAPTSDAAIEIPHTLTEEQAAKELSISLPTTNQQVTIQYTTEQTGAAPKTVNITAPNTNNLVIELPQSTVTLNGANYNEVSATTADNTLIIPEDVTIETLIVKKGNVEIYGTVNKITLEEGAGIVKTYAVGDAETLKKAAELVANRQCAKIVLTADIDLKGSTDNLWTPINAENNVFIEFDGGNHTISNLYVNNIDPQKGDVPGYQYGGLFYVLQSTIKDLTIEVANVTCLRGGVLVGRMDCGTLENCHVKNTTVTSIQKVAGLVGFVSSSAKDVTIRNCSVDQCKLNTPNTDGIYQAGGLIGYLQSFDRNVLIEGNSVSGISFQKVYAPADSVKDKLYDLEQCYSHAFIGTIANYSADADAYNTYTIELRNNKVAEQITDIPTLDGRTDDYIGWWAGYYGPTGKAFTPKVVVDGVAKDCWVYVKYVYKQLTNGKDITIYQNCDLTQCSETKGTINIPSGTTLTVGYTYKDNKGNEVKVSPTLTVGQIANIDEINITGPGSIVDENGNTLYPRN; from the coding sequence ATGAGAAAAGTTTTTCTATTGGTAGTGAGCCTCGTTGTGGCTCTTACCGCGTGTCAGAAGGAGGAAGCTCCTTTCGCTCCCGACGGAGCAAACACTCAGACAATTACCATCTCCATTCCGCAAGGGATGCAGAGCCGTGCAGTCGGAACGTATGCCAACGCAGCCGATTACGGTAAGGCAGTAGAAATTAATCGTTGTATTCTCCAGGTTTACCGTGAAGGAGTGGCTTACGGCGATCCCATGGTCGTAGAAGTACAAACCAGCGAGAATAAAAAGACCGCCACGTTCAACCTGCGCTTGGTGGCTCAGCAGAAATACGATTTCGTGTTCTGGGCTGACTGCGCTACTGAAACTAACAACGGTACGTTCAGTGACCTGCATTACAATACCAGTGATTTGACCAACATCACGGTAATAGGTGACTATGTGGGTAACAACGATGAGTTCGATGCTTTCTTTTTCTGCAAAACAGACTACACGGTTACCGAATCCTTTGCAGAAACAAGTTGGGTACTTCGTCGTCCTTTCGGTCAGTTGAACGTGAAGACCAATGATATGACTGCTATTCCCGACAACACACTGAAACCGACGAAGGTAAAAGTTGCCCTTACGGCCCTGCCAACCTCATTCAACGCCAAGACGGGTACGGTTGGAGAGCAAACTGCCAATGTGGAATACGAAGCCAAAGTCATCAACCAAGCAAACGGTGAACTGACGGTGGACTACATCTGGGCACCTGTTGAAGAGGCAGCTTTGGTTAACTTTTCGATGAAATTCTACAATAACGAAACACTGATTTGCGAGAATAACGACTTCAAGAACATTCCGGTTCGCCGTAACTACAAAACGAACGTATCGGGTAACTTGTTGACGAAGCAAGGTACGATCAACGTTACCATCGATCCGGATTTTGAGCAACCAGACATCGAACAAGAAATTGTAGAGGTAGCTACGGTAGCCGATGTGACAGAGGCTATCAAAAACGGTGCAACCACAATCATTGTGAAAGAAGCCCCGACGAGCGATGCAGCAATAGAGATTCCGCACACGCTGACCGAAGAACAGGCCGCCAAAGAATTATCCATCTCGCTGCCGACTACGAATCAACAAGTAACCATCCAATATACTACTGAACAGACCGGTGCTGCTCCCAAGACCGTTAATATCACGGCTCCCAACACGAACAACCTGGTCATTGAATTGCCCCAATCAACCGTTACGCTGAATGGCGCCAACTACAATGAGGTAAGTGCCACAACAGCCGATAACACGTTGATCATCCCCGAAGATGTTACGATAGAAACCTTGATCGTGAAGAAAGGTAACGTGGAGATCTACGGTACGGTTAACAAAATCACACTCGAAGAGGGTGCCGGAATCGTAAAGACCTACGCTGTAGGTGATGCCGAAACACTGAAAAAGGCAGCCGAACTGGTTGCTAACCGCCAATGTGCTAAGATCGTGTTAACGGCCGATATCGACCTGAAAGGCAGCACCGACAACCTCTGGACTCCGATCAATGCAGAAAACAACGTCTTCATTGAGTTCGATGGTGGCAACCATACGATTAGCAATCTTTATGTGAATAATATCGACCCCCAAAAAGGTGATGTACCAGGATATCAGTATGGAGGTCTGTTCTATGTTCTTCAGAGCACTATCAAAGACTTGACAATCGAGGTGGCTAACGTAACCTGTTTACGTGGCGGTGTGCTAGTTGGCCGCATGGATTGTGGTACGTTGGAAAACTGCCATGTAAAGAACACTACGGTCACGAGTATCCAAAAGGTTGCCGGATTAGTTGGTTTTGTAAGCAGCAGCGCCAAAGATGTGACGATTCGCAATTGTTCGGTCGATCAATGCAAGCTTAACACCCCTAACACGGATGGTATTTATCAGGCCGGAGGTCTTATCGGTTACCTACAATCATTTGACCGCAACGTACTTATCGAGGGTAACTCGGTGAGCGGTATCTCCTTCCAAAAGGTATATGCTCCGGCAGATTCTGTTAAAGACAAACTTTATGATTTGGAACAATGTTATTCACACGCCTTTATCGGAACAATTGCCAACTACTCAGCAGATGCTGACGCTTACAACACATACACTATCGAGTTACGCAACAATAAGGTGGCTGAACAGATAACGGATATTCCTACTTTGGACGGCCGTACCGATGACTACATCGGCTGGTGGGCAGGTTATTACGGTCCTACAGGTAAAGCTTTCACTCCTAAAGTGGTAGTCGATGGTGTAGCCAAGGATTGCTGGGTGTACGTAAAATACGTTTACAAACAATTGACGAACGGGAAAGATATTACCATCTACCAAAATTGCGACCTCACCCAATGTTCTGAAACGAAAGGGACTATCAATATTCCGAGTGGAACGACACTCACCGTTGGGTATACATATAAAGATAATAAAGGCAACGAGGTAAAAGTATCCCCTACATTGACCGTAGGCCAAATCGCCAACATCGACGAGATTAATATCACCGGTCCCGGCTCTATTGTTGATGAAAACGGGAACACGTTGTACCCAAGAAATTGA